Proteins co-encoded in one Metabacillus sp. KUDC1714 genomic window:
- a CDS encoding bifunctional metallophosphatase/5'-nucleotidase, translating to MTRQRKIILFSCISLLLLTTSVYSAANHSTSGDMVKVQLLGMNDFHGQLNTYQEIFGQKVGGAEYVAAYINKLKLQQKHTILVHAGDMVGASPPISALYQDEPTIEFLNLLKVDIGTLGNHEFDNGVPEMQRLLSGDHENSYNGTTTSYISANVIEKKTNSPLFPAFTIKEINGIKIGFIGVVTTETNDFVVYKNREQVDIIDEVTAINQATEQLLNKGVKAIVVLAHVSAKSNLTGDNPEQAMVKMAPLIHDEVDVIFAGHNHAFANTLVDDKLIVQGYSYGKAISQVQLELNSRSGEIIKKNANIHLTLHQFIEPDKATIKLINKYKSKLNYKMNEVIMTANNSISRKKDKQGESLLAKLISKSMMEEMNTDIAFIHHGGIRLNLNKGDITVEDIYRSLPFNHKVVKIKLTGKQIKAVLEQQWHKKNLLQTVGVSYHIEENTKAGGKIKDLRDNKGKEIIPSQVYTVAISDYLALGGDGFTAFKAGKVISTGAMIKDVFIKYIKNKEVNEKINM from the coding sequence TTGACTAGGCAAAGAAAGATTATCCTGTTTAGCTGTATTAGCCTTCTCCTCTTAACTACATCTGTTTACTCTGCAGCAAATCATTCAACAAGCGGTGATATGGTAAAGGTACAATTACTTGGAATGAATGATTTTCATGGACAATTAAATACATACCAAGAAATTTTCGGGCAAAAAGTTGGAGGTGCAGAGTATGTAGCAGCCTATATTAATAAATTAAAACTTCAACAAAAACATACTATACTTGTTCATGCTGGTGATATGGTCGGTGCTAGTCCACCTATTTCTGCTCTATACCAAGATGAACCAACGATCGAATTTCTAAACCTATTAAAGGTGGATATAGGGACTCTTGGAAATCATGAATTTGATAATGGTGTTCCAGAAATGCAAAGACTTTTAAGCGGGGATCATGAAAATAGCTATAATGGGACCACTACTTCCTACATTTCCGCAAATGTGATTGAAAAAAAGACAAATTCCCCACTTTTCCCAGCTTTTACAATAAAAGAAATAAATGGAATTAAAATCGGCTTTATTGGTGTTGTCACAACAGAAACGAATGATTTTGTCGTCTACAAGAATCGAGAGCAAGTAGATATAATTGACGAAGTAACTGCGATTAATCAAGCCACAGAACAATTACTGAATAAAGGGGTTAAAGCAATTGTTGTATTAGCTCATGTTTCTGCCAAATCAAATCTAACCGGTGATAATCCAGAGCAAGCTATGGTCAAAATGGCACCACTGATACATGATGAAGTAGATGTAATTTTTGCAGGTCATAATCACGCATTTGCGAATACATTAGTAGATGATAAATTAATTGTTCAAGGATATTCCTATGGTAAAGCGATATCACAAGTACAACTTGAGTTAAATTCTAGGTCAGGTGAAATTATTAAGAAAAATGCAAATATTCATCTAACTTTGCATCAATTTATTGAACCAGACAAGGCAACAATTAAGCTAATTAATAAATATAAATCGAAGTTAAATTATAAAATGAATGAAGTTATCATGACGGCTAACAACTCAATTTCTAGAAAAAAGGATAAGCAAGGAGAATCCCTTCTCGCAAAATTAATAAGCAAATCAATGATGGAAGAGATGAATACTGATATTGCTTTTATTCATCACGGAGGTATTAGACTAAACTTAAATAAAGGTGATATTACGGTTGAAGATATTTATCGCTCATTACCTTTTAATCACAAGGTGGTAAAAATCAAATTAACAGGAAAGCAAATCAAAGCTGTGTTAGAACAACAGTGGCACAAAAAGAATTTATTACAAACTGTTGGGGTTTCATATCACATTGAAGAAAATACAAAAGCTGGGGGAAAAATCAAAGATTTACGAGACAATAAAGGGAAGGAAATAATACCTTCCCAAGTATATACTGTGGCCATCAGTGACTATTTAGCATTAGGTGGAGATGGTTTTACAGCTTTTAAAGCTGGAAAAGTCATCTCAACAGGTGCAATGATCAAAGATGTTTTTATTAAATACATTAAGAATAAAGAGGTCAATGAAAAAATTAACATGTGA
- a CDS encoding aldose epimerase family protein: MEILRKQFGEYKGEPVYSFTLQNNQGMKVTCISLGCIITEVLTPNKAGEFENVVLGFDDVNNYIENSPYFGAVVGRVAGRISSGSFDLDGKTYTLPKNESDNHLHGGPEGFDRKLWKAEIVERKNEVGVEFSYLSKDGEAGYPGNLSVKVTYLLNNQNELLISYAATTDKKTLVNLTNHTYFNLSGDVKTDILSHKLKLKSKQFLELSEQLIPTGAFLDTENTPFDFRKGKTIQEGITADHDQVKLVGQGIDHPFVLEENHNQEIILLDEQSGRKLIVETDEPSVVIYTSNMMDESFQIRDVQSKKYLGICLETQGLPDSIHHAEFSPCILDVGEKYKTTTKYTFTTAD; the protein is encoded by the coding sequence ATGGAAATTTTAAGAAAACAATTTGGAGAATATAAGGGAGAACCAGTATATTCATTTACGCTTCAAAATAATCAGGGTATGAAAGTAACTTGTATTTCCCTTGGTTGTATTATTACAGAGGTGCTAACTCCTAATAAAGCAGGAGAATTTGAAAATGTCGTTCTTGGCTTTGATGATGTAAATAATTATATAGAAAATTCTCCATATTTTGGCGCAGTCGTTGGGCGTGTTGCAGGAAGAATTAGTAGTGGAAGTTTTGATTTAGATGGAAAAACCTATACCTTGCCCAAAAATGAAAGCGACAATCATTTACACGGTGGACCAGAAGGCTTCGATCGAAAGCTTTGGAAAGCCGAAATTGTGGAACGTAAAAATGAGGTAGGTGTGGAATTTTCATATTTAAGCAAGGATGGGGAAGCGGGTTATCCAGGTAATTTATCTGTTAAGGTAACGTATCTATTAAATAATCAAAATGAATTGTTAATTTCATACGCTGCTACAACTGATAAGAAAACATTGGTTAATTTGACTAATCATACATATTTTAATTTAAGTGGTGATGTAAAAACAGATATCTTATCCCATAAATTAAAATTAAAAAGCAAACAATTCCTTGAACTAAGTGAGCAATTAATTCCAACTGGTGCTTTTCTTGATACTGAAAATACACCTTTTGACTTTAGAAAAGGTAAAACAATTCAAGAAGGCATCACAGCAGATCATGATCAAGTTAAATTAGTAGGTCAAGGTATTGACCATCCATTCGTACTAGAAGAAAATCATAATCAAGAGATTATATTGCTTGATGAACAAAGTGGTAGAAAATTAATCGTTGAAACAGATGAACCAAGTGTAGTTATATACACGTCAAATATGATGGATGAAAGTTTTCAAATTCGAGATGTACAATCTAAAAAGTATTTAGGAATATGTTTAGAAACTCAAGGGCTACCAGACTCAATTCATCATGCTGAATTTTCTCCGTGTATATTAGATGTCGGAGAGAAGTATAAAACAACAACAAAGTATACATTTACTACAGCTGATTAA